In the Alkaliphilus oremlandii OhILAs genome, one interval contains:
- a CDS encoding MerR family transcriptional regulator yields MKTNFFTVKDIVRITGVTTRTLHFYDKINLLKPTRLLNNGYRTYRREDLERLQTILFLKEMDLSLKEISDIIQLSKEQQLQILQLHHQTLLAKQQRLGTIINALEEYISGKEIVNLNIFNSSPILPLQEQYSREAKIVYGETEKYKEYEKNLEKFSDQEKENLSYEFASNMEKVFKKLANQIHNLPSSNQVQELIVEWKSYLEQNMSCDTEILKCIANTSKSDQRWKNYFKQFSDKDLREFVYQAIMYYCNTNKQ; encoded by the coding sequence ATGAAAACAAATTTTTTTACAGTTAAAGATATTGTACGTATCACTGGTGTCACTACCAGAACATTACATTTCTATGATAAAATAAATTTATTAAAACCAACTCGCTTATTGAATAATGGTTACCGAACTTATAGAAGAGAAGATTTGGAAAGACTTCAAACTATTTTATTTTTAAAAGAAATGGATTTGTCTTTAAAAGAAATATCAGATATTATACAACTATCCAAAGAACAACAGTTACAAATTTTACAGTTGCATCATCAAACCTTGCTAGCAAAACAGCAGCGCTTAGGTACAATTATTAATGCCTTAGAAGAATATATATCTGGAAAAGAAATAGTTAATTTGAATATCTTTAATAGCTCACCAATTTTGCCATTACAGGAACAATATAGCCGTGAAGCCAAAATAGTATATGGTGAAACAGAAAAATACAAAGAATATGAGAAAAACCTAGAAAAATTTTCTGATCAGGAAAAAGAAAATTTATCTTATGAGTTTGCAAGCAATATGGAAAAAGTATTTAAAAAATTAGCAAATCAAATTCATAACCTACCTTCTTCTAACCAAGTCCAGGAGTTAATTGTAGAATGGAAAAGTTACCTAGAGCAGAATATGAGTTGTGATACAGAAATTTTGAAATGTATTGCTAATACCTCTAAATCTGATCAGCGATGGAAAAACTATTTCAAGCAATTCAGTGATAAAGATTTGAGGGAATTTGTTTATCAGGCAATCATGTATTATTGCAACACTAATAAGCAGTAA
- a CDS encoding ABC transporter ATP-binding protein has translation MKTILEVKNLCKSFGETQVLNNINLKVNEGEFVAIMGQSGSGKSTMLYNISGMDRPTFGNVFLSGEDISKVDEDQLSSIRLNRMGFIFQHSYLLKNLSIRDNIVLPGFKSGKYSREEINKNAEAIMKKIGIISVANHDIKKVSGGQLQRAAICRALINQPDILFGDELTGSLNSSATKEVMDNINNINREGTTVIIVTHDAKVAARASRVIFIVDGSINDELVLGKYNGNEDHSFRDRKLTQWLEKQGF, from the coding sequence ATGAAAACCATTTTAGAGGTAAAGAATTTATGTAAAAGCTTTGGAGAGACACAGGTTTTAAATAATATAAATTTAAAGGTCAATGAGGGTGAGTTTGTAGCAATCATGGGGCAGTCTGGATCTGGTAAATCCACGATGCTATATAATATAAGTGGAATGGATAGACCTACTTTTGGCAATGTGTTCTTAAGTGGTGAAGATATTTCAAAGGTAGATGAAGACCAATTAAGCAGTATAAGGTTAAATAGAATGGGTTTTATTTTTCAACATTCCTATCTTTTAAAAAATTTATCTATTCGTGACAATATAGTTCTTCCAGGATTTAAGTCAGGTAAGTATTCCAGAGAAGAGATAAATAAAAATGCTGAAGCAATAATGAAAAAGATTGGAATTATAAGTGTTGCAAACCATGATATAAAAAAGGTATCCGGTGGTCAGCTACAACGTGCAGCAATTTGTAGAGCACTTATTAATCAGCCGGATATTTTATTTGGCGATGAGCTTACAGGGTCTTTAAATAGTAGTGCTACAAAAGAGGTTATGGATAATATTAATAACATAAATCGAGAAGGTACAACTGTTATCATTGTAACCCATGATGCAAAAGTGGCAGCCAGGGCTAGCAGGGTGATTTTCATTGTGGATGGCAGTATTAATGATGAGCTAGTGTTAGGAAAATATAATGGAAACGAAGATCATTCATTTCGTGATAGAAAACTAACACAGTGGTTGGAGAAACAAGGATTTTAG
- a CDS encoding ABC transporter permease, with protein MNWLIVKNDFKRNKIMNIALLLFMMFSACLTVLSVIMAAQTITSISNLYGTAQPPHFLQMHKGKIDQEQIDDFMLGYSGITYFQTIKMINVYGEDITVVNDGKTFNLSDIRLDIGLVKQNEEKDLLLNAKHEKVELQEGEIGVPVILKGMHPIEIGDKIILNSNGISMEFVVTEFILDAQMNSTMASSTRFLLSDVDYGKIEDSVGENEYLIEAYFKDTSEASNFQTAYENANLPQNGQGVTYAMIFILSALTDIVTVFVMLLVSLLLIIVSFICVRFTIMASLEEEIREIGTMKAIGIPFLNIRNIYLNKYRLLAVLGVIMGYILAFFMSGIFTNHISTTFGNMKISNLAVILSLVVGFIVYFLIIVYCKGVLKKLKRVTVVDALTMGNGFDKDSKSIRDGLYKSKALPVNWLLGTREVFYEFKNWIIIYAVLIIAVLMILIPVNLLNTFESPEFITYMGSSVEDILIEVENGERLEEGYEKVRSVLKNDRSIKYFWEYRRVRVNTYDSDDEQMNLYIDCGINSGNQLKYLSGAAPKKENEIAISYFNADKIRKNPGDKIVLIFDGNQKEFVISGVYQDVTSGGFTAKSTYNFYGLDSEKYSFSVNLKDEANIEKKAKEWSEILGVGITVDPMEDFINQTLGGVSRQLKIIVISTAVVGISIAVIITVLFLKLRLAKDLSEIAVLKAIGFFERDIQQQYMIKTGVVSIMGILSGILLNNLIGGKIVNTALSIAGIGIREVQLISNSFVEFVLCPVILMGWILIVTAILMKTIKKYNIISIINE; from the coding sequence ATGAATTGGCTGATAGTTAAAAATGATTTTAAAAGAAATAAAATAATGAACATTGCACTGCTATTATTTATGATGTTTTCTGCATGTCTTACGGTTTTGTCAGTTATTATGGCAGCTCAAACAATTACATCTATTTCTAACCTATATGGGACGGCACAACCACCACATTTTTTACAAATGCATAAAGGCAAAATTGATCAGGAACAAATAGATGATTTTATGTTAGGTTATTCTGGTATTACCTATTTCCAAACAATTAAAATGATCAATGTATATGGTGAAGATATTACTGTTGTCAATGATGGAAAAACATTCAATCTATCTGATATACGCCTGGACATAGGGTTAGTAAAGCAAAACGAAGAAAAGGATTTGCTTTTGAACGCTAAGCATGAAAAAGTAGAATTGCAGGAAGGGGAAATAGGGGTTCCGGTTATTCTAAAGGGAATGCACCCTATAGAAATAGGCGATAAAATTATTTTGAATTCTAATGGAATTTCAATGGAATTTGTAGTAACTGAATTTATTTTGGATGCTCAGATGAATTCTACAATGGCATCTTCCACAAGGTTTTTATTAAGTGATGTAGATTATGGAAAAATTGAAGACAGCGTTGGAGAAAATGAATATCTCATAGAGGCATACTTTAAGGATACAAGTGAAGCTTCTAATTTTCAAACAGCTTATGAAAATGCCAATTTACCTCAAAATGGTCAAGGGGTAACTTATGCTATGATTTTTATTCTAAGTGCCTTAACAGACATAGTTACTGTATTTGTAATGCTTTTAGTAAGTTTACTATTAATCATTGTGTCATTTATATGTGTTAGGTTTACAATCATGGCTTCTTTAGAGGAAGAAATTCGTGAAATAGGAACAATGAAAGCCATAGGAATTCCATTTTTAAATATTAGAAATATTTATCTGAACAAATATAGGTTGTTGGCCGTACTTGGAGTTATAATGGGGTATATCTTGGCATTTTTTATGAGCGGTATTTTTACAAATCATATTAGTACGACATTTGGCAATATGAAAATATCTAATCTTGCAGTAATTTTATCTCTCGTAGTAGGATTTATTGTGTATTTCCTAATAATTGTTTATTGTAAGGGTGTATTAAAGAAACTAAAAAGAGTAACTGTTGTTGATGCACTCACAATGGGAAATGGATTTGATAAAGATTCAAAAAGTATAAGGGATGGACTGTATAAATCCAAAGCATTACCTGTAAACTGGCTTTTAGGAACGAGAGAGGTATTTTATGAATTTAAAAATTGGATAATTATTTATGCAGTCTTGATAATTGCTGTATTAATGATTCTTATCCCTGTAAATTTATTAAATACATTTGAATCCCCTGAATTTATAACCTATATGGGAAGTTCTGTAGAGGATATACTTATTGAAGTTGAAAATGGAGAGAGATTAGAAGAAGGATATGAAAAGGTAAGAAGTGTTTTAAAAAATGATCGCTCAATAAAATATTTTTGGGAATATAGAAGAGTCCGTGTAAATACTTATGATTCAGATGATGAGCAAATGAATTTGTATATTGATTGTGGTATTAACTCCGGAAACCAACTAAAATACCTTAGTGGAGCTGCTCCTAAAAAAGAAAATGAAATTGCCATATCTTATTTTAATGCGGACAAGATTAGAAAGAACCCAGGGGACAAGATTGTACTAATATTCGACGGCAATCAAAAGGAATTTGTTATTTCAGGAGTTTATCAGGATGTTACCAGCGGAGGATTTACAGCAAAATCTACATATAACTTTTATGGCTTAGACTCTGAAAAATATTCTTTTTCAGTAAATCTTAAAGATGAAGCAAACATTGAAAAAAAAGCGAAGGAATGGTCTGAAATCTTGGGAGTCGGAATAACCGTTGACCCCATGGAGGATTTTATAAACCAAACATTGGGAGGCGTTTCCAGACAGCTTAAGATTATTGTGATCTCAACTGCCGTAGTTGGAATAAGCATAGCTGTAATAATAACTGTATTGTTTTTAAAGCTACGCCTTGCAAAGGACTTGTCTGAAATCGCTGTCTTAAAAGCTATAGGATTTTTTGAAAGAGATATTCAACAGCAGTACATGATAAAGACAGGGGTTGTTTCCATAATGGGAATATTGTCCGGAATCCTATTAAATAATTTAATAGGAGGAAAGATTGTCAATACTGCCTTAAGCATTGCAGGAATAGGTATTAGGGAGGTTCAATTAATTTCAAATTCTTTCGTTGAATTTGTCTTGTGCCCTGTAATATTAATGGGATGGATACTAATTGTAACAGCAATTTTAATGAAAACTATAAAAAAATATAATATTATTTCTATTATTAATGAATAG